Proteins encoded together in one Halothermothrix orenii H 168 window:
- a CDS encoding NifU family protein, which translates to MELEKKIEHYIEKSIRPRIRVDGGDIKYEGYKNETVIIGAYAGCATCVCCDDRLPRWLKSKLKKDLGIEVNINIKKHIPYYKKI; encoded by the coding sequence ATGGAGTTAGAGAAAAAAATTGAACATTATATAGAAAAATCTATTCGACCAAGAATTAGAGTCGATGGAGGAGATATAAAATATGAAGGTTATAAAAATGAAACTGTTATAATTGGTGCATATGCAGGATGTGCCACCTGTGTATGTTGTGATGACAGATTACCTCGTTGGTTAAAATCTAAATTAAAAAAAGATTTAGGAATAGAAGTTAATATAAATATAAAAAAGCATATCCCCTATTATAAAAAGATATAA
- a CDS encoding ABC transporter substrate-binding protein has product MINKKHLSTILVAILVLGAILYVGPVTMAWGNKDDSDEDFEWVTANRIGNPDAEIVLTANIQRFDTLKTPFDTKKEYIKKAATAWAKEHPNVRIDIEVAPAGQTSMTMSKIMTQAISGNAPDFAHIDSFWIGRFIDRGILQPLNDYLSQETIDDFYGFTKKVTMRDGKMYAIWAQTDARFLYYRKDWIKNPPKTWDELIETALAMKEKHNVHGYLAWLGTWEGAVNGNVWPYFWAQGGRIFDESGRPVIGEGKNREALINTLDFLNRLVDTGAAPRMVASITSIDPILAEAKANSVAMVANGNWFYDMLLESVDNAEEKWDFVPLPQMKESQRANSNGGWTYAVLTDDPVKQELAVSYIMAVLGSKEAMGERCKVYNYLPTRKSVYKEYPYFADNPVQQRFAKELKYGHARPSNSLYGEVSDLVQKELGRILTGQTTVEKAVDKIQKVALQAWKENKR; this is encoded by the coding sequence ATGATTAACAAAAAACATTTATCAACTATTTTAGTGGCTATATTAGTATTAGGAGCTATCCTGTATGTTGGTCCTGTAACTATGGCATGGGGAAATAAAGATGATTCAGATGAAGATTTTGAATGGGTTACTGCAAATAGAATTGGTAATCCTGATGCAGAAATTGTCTTAACAGCTAATATACAGAGATTTGATACTTTAAAAACTCCCTTTGATACTAAAAAAGAATATATTAAAAAGGCAGCCACAGCCTGGGCTAAAGAACACCCTAATGTAAGAATTGATATTGAAGTTGCACCTGCCGGACAGACATCAATGACAATGTCTAAAATAATGACTCAAGCCATTTCTGGAAATGCACCTGATTTTGCCCATATTGATTCTTTCTGGATTGGAAGATTTATTGACCGGGGAATTTTACAGCCTTTAAATGATTATTTATCTCAAGAGACTATAGATGATTTCTATGGTTTTACAAAGAAAGTGACTATGAGAGACGGTAAAATGTATGCTATTTGGGCTCAAACAGATGCCAGGTTTTTATATTATAGAAAAGACTGGATAAAAAATCCTCCTAAAACATGGGATGAATTAATTGAAACAGCATTGGCAATGAAAGAAAAACACAACGTTCATGGTTATCTTGCCTGGTTGGGAACGTGGGAAGGTGCTGTTAATGGTAATGTATGGCCATATTTCTGGGCTCAAGGTGGAAGAATATTTGATGAATCTGGGAGACCAGTAATTGGTGAAGGTAAGAACAGAGAGGCTTTAATTAATACATTAGACTTTTTAAATAGACTGGTTGACACTGGAGCAGCTCCCAGAATGGTTGCTTCTATAACAAGTATTGATCCAATACTGGCTGAAGCTAAAGCAAACAGTGTAGCCATGGTAGCCAATGGAAACTGGTTTTATGATATGTTATTGGAGTCTGTTGATAATGCAGAAGAAAAATGGGATTTTGTTCCCTTGCCTCAAATGAAAGAATCCCAGAGAGCTAATAGTAATGGTGGATGGACTTATGCAGTCTTAACAGATGATCCAGTAAAACAGGAACTAGCAGTCAGCTATATTATGGCTGTTCTTGGAAGCAAGGAAGCTATGGGTGAAAGATGTAAGGTATACAATTATTTACCAACAAGAAAAAGTGTGTATAAAGAGTATCCTTATTTTGCAGATAATCCTGTCCAACAAAGATTTGCTAAGGAACTTAAGTATGGTCATGCTAGACCTTCTAATTCTTTATATGGTGAGGTATCAGATTTAGTTCAAAAAGAACTTGGACGAATTCTTACTGGTCAAACTACAGTAGAAAAAGCAGTTGATAAAATACAAAAAGTAGCTTTACAAGCTTGGAAAGAAAATAAAAGATAG
- a CDS encoding GntR family transcriptional regulator, translating into MELNRKSDKPLYKQIEDIIINKIKDGILKPGKALPSERELGKELEVSRLTVRKAIQELEQKGILYKIQGKGTFVNDRKKAGEHGNKIGVISHLYKGVFMEILEGIEEGLESESYEYLLRNSQNDYKKEENIIQAMKEEGVSGFIISPVEDQKDSNVIFNLKAEGYPIVLIDRKLNYCETDCVLSDNIDGGFKATEYLIKLGHSRIAFLTYEFRKTSSVRDRIKGYRYALKLNQLELDERLLFSYNKDLSREEKNKILYNFIKENKPTAIIGVHNDVALDVVKMCRANNISIPEDISIICFDNTDIVRHLEVPLTTLVQDARKIGYDAAKLIVKKINSQEETGIMNQIYHPVKLIERNSCKSILQKNEK; encoded by the coding sequence ATGGAATTGAATAGAAAGAGTGATAAACCGTTATATAAACAAATTGAAGATATCATTATAAATAAAATTAAGGACGGGATTTTAAAACCTGGTAAGGCTTTACCATCAGAAAGGGAACTAGGTAAAGAATTAGAAGTTAGCAGGTTAACTGTAAGAAAAGCAATTCAGGAGCTGGAACAAAAAGGTATTTTATATAAAATTCAGGGTAAGGGAACTTTTGTTAACGATAGGAAAAAAGCTGGAGAACATGGCAATAAAATTGGTGTTATATCACATTTGTATAAAGGTGTTTTCATGGAGATACTTGAAGGTATTGAAGAAGGTCTTGAGTCTGAAAGTTATGAATATCTACTTCGTAATTCCCAAAATGATTATAAAAAGGAAGAGAATATAATTCAAGCAATGAAAGAGGAGGGAGTAAGTGGTTTTATTATTAGTCCTGTAGAAGATCAGAAAGATAGTAATGTTATATTTAACTTGAAGGCAGAAGGTTATCCTATTGTATTAATAGATAGAAAACTTAATTATTGTGAAACAGACTGTGTTTTATCAGATAATATAGATGGTGGTTTTAAAGCAACTGAATATTTAATAAAACTTGGTCATAGTAGAATTGCGTTTTTAACCTACGAATTTAGAAAAACAAGTAGTGTTAGAGACAGGATTAAAGGATATAGGTATGCATTAAAGCTTAATCAGTTGGAATTAGATGAAAGGTTATTATTTTCTTATAATAAAGACCTTTCCAGAGAAGAAAAAAATAAGATATTATACAATTTCATTAAAGAAAATAAACCTACCGCCATTATAGGTGTTCATAATGATGTTGCCCTGGATGTGGTTAAAATGTGTAGGGCCAATAACATAAGTATTCCTGAAGATATTTCTATAATTTGTTTTGATAACACAGATATTGTTAGACATTTAGAGGTTCCCCTGACTACCCTTGTTCAGGATGCTAGAAAAATAGGTTATGATGCTGCCAAACTTATTGTCAAGAAAATTAATTCTCAAGAAGAAACAGGTATAATGAATCAAATATATCATCCAGTAAAATTGATTGAAAGAAATTCATGTAAAAGTATCCTTCAAAAAAATGAAAAATAA
- the csx20 gene encoding CRISPR-associated protein Csx20, whose protein sequence is MADLYLIFSHTLTENQIKDAKVNLKVRKIIELPSNLQKLWSNIPSNIKSLKNHLYPIKSWVNKNVKPGDYIFVSVVKLAFEIGCKSITGRKYNFSIC, encoded by the coding sequence ATGGCAGATTTATATTTAATATTTTCACATACATTAACCGAGAATCAAATAAAAGATGCAAAGGTTAATTTGAAAGTGCGAAAAATAATTGAATTACCTTCTAACCTTCAAAAATTATGGTCTAACATACCGTCCAATATTAAAAGTTTAAAAAACCACTTATATCCTATAAAGAGTTGGGTTAATAAAAATGTCAAACCAGGAGATTATATATTTGTATCAGTGGTAAAATTAGCATTTGAAATAGGGTGTAAATCAATAACGGGAAGAAAATATAATTTTTCAATATGTTAA
- a CDS encoding MFS transporter: MESSKKYRITLYCIVTGLFWFSFYSYVPTLSPYIESLGASYKMIGIILGSFGFTQMLLRIPLGIISDKINRRKVFVVLGVFLGFASALGMWLFNDLILILIFRAMSGAAAATWVTYVVLFSSYFDSNDTPKAMGIINAFLRVGQVTAMLIGGQAAQYYGQKAPFLVAVVGGIIGLVLSTGVVEKKNDHHKQVRLKSLILVMKEVELIKVSILAILFQIIIFATVFGFVPVAAKKIGATSLQLGMLTTLSTLPAIFSSALSGTLAERYGEKKTIMFGFLVIAFSCITVPYISSVLLLFIIQIIGGFARGFVFSLLMGLSIKNIEEDKRATAMGFYQAVYGIGMFLGPIIVGFLSDIGSLTLGFWFTGVIGLFAVVLTGIFLNAFKTVEIGL, encoded by the coding sequence ATGGAAAGTTCAAAAAAATATCGTATTACTTTATATTGCATTGTAACAGGCTTGTTTTGGTTTTCATTTTATAGTTATGTTCCGACCCTTTCCCCTTATATTGAGTCCCTCGGGGCTTCATATAAAATGATTGGTATTATTTTAGGTTCTTTTGGATTTACCCAGATGTTATTAAGAATACCACTGGGTATTATTTCAGATAAAATTAATAGGAGAAAAGTATTTGTAGTATTGGGGGTTTTTCTGGGATTTGCTAGTGCTTTAGGCATGTGGTTATTTAATGACCTGATTCTAATTCTTATTTTCAGGGCTATGTCGGGAGCAGCAGCTGCCACCTGGGTTACTTATGTAGTTCTTTTTTCCAGTTATTTTGATAGTAATGATACTCCAAAGGCGATGGGAATTATTAATGCTTTTTTAAGAGTGGGACAGGTTACAGCTATGCTTATAGGTGGACAAGCAGCCCAATATTACGGTCAAAAAGCTCCCTTTTTAGTAGCTGTAGTGGGTGGAATTATAGGGTTAGTGTTAAGTACAGGCGTAGTTGAAAAAAAGAATGATCACCATAAACAAGTTAGATTAAAATCTTTAATTCTTGTTATGAAAGAGGTAGAATTAATCAAAGTTTCTATATTGGCTATTTTGTTTCAAATAATTATTTTTGCGACAGTATTTGGATTTGTTCCAGTAGCGGCAAAAAAAATAGGTGCAACTAGTTTACAACTGGGGATGTTAACTACACTATCTACACTTCCAGCAATTTTTTCTTCAGCCCTTAGTGGTACTCTGGCAGAACGTTATGGGGAAAAGAAGACAATTATGTTTGGATTTTTGGTTATTGCTTTTTCCTGTATTACAGTTCCCTATATTAGCAGTGTTCTATTATTGTTTATTATCCAGATAATAGGTGGATTCGCCAGAGGGTTTGTTTTTTCACTACTAATGGGATTAAGTATTAAAAATATTGAAGAAGATAAGAGAGCAACAGCTATGGGTTTTTATCAGGCGGTTTATGGGATTGGCATGTTTTTGGGACCTATTATTGTGGGATTTCTCAGTGATATTGGTAGTTTAACTTTAGGTTTCTGGTTTACAGGAGTTATAGGTTTGTTTGCAGTAGTTCTTACAGGAATATTTTTAAATGCTTTTAAAACAGTTGAAATAGGTTTATAA
- a CDS encoding carbohydrate ABC transporter permease, whose amino-acid sequence MLKNAKPLEKWWVWILPLIAVLTVFFLYPLLDVLKLSFTNAEIGRNEYIYTINNYISIFSNGELWSVIKVTFIFVGASVVFQLLLGLTTALLINKNLPGASIVKLSMISAWVVPGVVTGIIWQIIYSNSSWGILNYFIELLGFEKIPFLYVPSWALFSATLANIWRGTGFSGIMQYAALRGIPDQLYEAAAIDGASKWKQFWHITLPQLKPMLMTNLILITIYTFNTYDSVYALTKGGPGNSTTVISLKAYKQVFRYLDLGKGSAYAVIMLLLSAVFTLIYSKMLYEKE is encoded by the coding sequence ATGCTCAAAAATGCCAAGCCTTTGGAAAAATGGTGGGTCTGGATACTACCTTTAATAGCAGTATTAACAGTATTTTTTCTTTATCCATTACTAGATGTATTGAAGCTTAGCTTTACAAATGCAGAAATTGGTAGAAATGAATATATATATACAATCAACAATTATATTTCTATATTTTCAAATGGTGAACTATGGAGTGTTATTAAAGTAACTTTTATTTTTGTTGGGGCATCAGTTGTCTTTCAATTATTATTGGGGTTAACCACTGCATTATTAATAAATAAAAATCTGCCTGGAGCTTCAATTGTAAAATTATCAATGATAAGTGCGTGGGTAGTCCCAGGAGTAGTAACAGGGATTATATGGCAGATAATTTACAGTAATAGTAGTTGGGGTATTCTTAATTATTTTATAGAGTTGTTAGGTTTTGAAAAAATCCCTTTTTTATATGTTCCAAGCTGGGCCCTGTTCTCAGCTACATTAGCAAATATTTGGCGTGGAACAGGTTTTAGTGGAATAATGCAGTATGCTGCACTGAGAGGAATTCCTGATCAGTTGTATGAGGCAGCAGCTATAGATGGGGCTTCTAAATGGAAACAATTCTGGCATATTACTTTACCCCAGTTAAAACCCATGTTAATGACAAATCTTATCTTAATAACAATTTATACTTTTAATACTTATGATTCTGTGTATGCCTTAACAAAAGGAGGACCTGGAAATAGTACTACGGTTATTTCTTTAAAAGCTTATAAACAGGTGTTTAGATATTTAGATCTAGGAAAAGGTTCAGCTTATGCAGTAATAATGTTACTTTTGTCTGCTGTTTTTACTCTAATATACTCCAAAATGCTCTATGAGAAGGAGTGA
- a CDS encoding thioredoxin family protein, producing the protein MQELTDKNFQKEIKNNKYSIVVFTTEGCGSCLLAKKYVKEVAQQFEELKLFECRVDKAPQSIKKYSVQGAPTVKLFVKGESVYTGFGVRTPTDLYYQLESFIPKPNYYEELFGDN; encoded by the coding sequence ATGCAAGAATTAACTGATAAAAATTTTCAAAAAGAGATTAAAAATAACAAATATTCAATAGTTGTTTTTACTACAGAAGGCTGTGGTTCATGTTTGTTAGCAAAAAAATATGTCAAAGAGGTTGCCCAACAATTTGAGGAATTAAAACTCTTTGAGTGTCGTGTCGATAAAGCCCCACAATCTATAAAAAAATATAGTGTACAGGGAGCACCAACCGTAAAACTTTTTGTTAAGGGAGAATCAGTATATACTGGATTTGGAGTGAGGACACCTACAGATCTATATTATCAATTAGAATCTTTTATTCCTAAACCCAACTATTATGAGGAATTGTTTGGTGACAATTAA
- a CDS encoding DUF3298 and DUF4163 domain-containing protein produces MDSYRTARLMQEGVTYPVIVRPHNQILENRINRIIRETAEELLPSGRYRTMNIITAASEYETTVNKNEILSIRFENYYYPEMMASGITVVRAVTLNLVTGRRYRLKDLFIPGIDYEDYLNRLIERQIEERDIPLINDFPGITGNEVFYLTEGELVIVYQRYELTPGYYGVLEFEIPYEELQPLIDETSPIYMIAQNS; encoded by the coding sequence ATGGATAGTTATAGAACAGCAAGATTGATGCAGGAAGGTGTCACCTATCCTGTAATAGTTAGACCCCATAATCAAATCCTGGAAAACAGGATTAATAGAATAATCAGGGAAACTGCTGAAGAATTACTTCCCTCTGGGAGATATCGCACAATGAATATAATAACAGCAGCCAGTGAATATGAAACTACTGTAAATAAAAATGAAATTTTGAGTATACGTTTTGAAAACTATTATTACCCTGAAATGATGGCCAGTGGTATAACAGTGGTCAGGGCAGTTACGTTAAACCTGGTAACAGGGAGAAGATATAGATTAAAAGACCTGTTTATACCGGGTATAGATTACGAAGATTATCTAAACAGATTAATAGAGAGACAAATTGAGGAACGGGATATACCCTTGATTAATGACTTTCCCGGAATTACAGGCAATGAAGTCTTTTATCTTACAGAGGGAGAACTGGTAATAGTTTATCAGAGGTATGAATTGACACCGGGTTACTATGGAGTTTTGGAATTTGAAATTCCCTATGAAGAGTTACAGCCACTTATAGATGAAACTAGCCCAATATATATGATAGCTCAAAATAGTTAA
- a CDS encoding carbohydrate ABC transporter permease, whose product MCRFIKIKRTDFSIENILIWVAYILVSLFFMFPVLWVISLSFKTTAEVFAYPPNLIPKNITINNFIEVLKNTSMFQYILNSFKLVLFTVVGTLLVAIPAGYSFSRFTFKNKNKLLFAILVFQMVSPIIIGIPLYRYYSSLGLLNSYFGLIMAYIAIQVPFATFLLKGGFDNIPQEIDEAAKIDGATRIQLLTKIIVPVSLPSIASAIIFISINSWAQFLLPYLLLNKDKFYPVSVGILMAQGTFQQISTHLIEAASVLSLIPAIILVLFLQKFILKALTSGAVKG is encoded by the coding sequence ATGTGTAGATTTATAAAAATAAAAAGAACAGATTTTAGTATAGAAAATATATTAATCTGGGTTGCTTATATATTAGTTTCCCTGTTTTTTATGTTTCCTGTACTTTGGGTTATTTCATTGTCATTTAAAACTACAGCAGAAGTTTTTGCTTATCCACCAAATTTAATACCCAAAAATATTACAATTAATAACTTCATTGAAGTACTAAAAAATACATCTATGTTTCAGTATATACTTAACTCTTTTAAATTAGTGCTTTTTACTGTTGTAGGAACTTTATTAGTTGCTATTCCAGCAGGATATAGTTTTTCGCGCTTTACCTTTAAAAACAAAAATAAACTATTATTTGCAATATTAGTTTTTCAAATGGTTTCACCGATTATTATTGGAATTCCTCTTTACCGATATTATTCAAGTTTAGGATTATTAAATAGTTATTTCGGTTTAATTATGGCTTATATAGCTATTCAGGTTCCTTTTGCTACTTTTTTGTTAAAAGGTGGTTTTGATAATATTCCTCAAGAAATAGACGAAGCAGCTAAAATAGATGGGGCGACAAGGATACAGTTATTAACAAAGATTATAGTTCCTGTATCTCTACCTTCAATTGCTAGTGCAATAATATTTATAAGTATTAATTCCTGGGCTCAATTTTTATTACCGTATTTGTTATTAAATAAAGATAAATTTTATCCTGTTTCTGTAGGGATCTTAATGGCCCAAGGGACATTTCAACAGATAAGTACACATCTAATAGAAGCAGCAAGTGTATTATCCTTAATTCCTGCGATAATTTTGGTTCTATTTTTACAAAAATTCATTTTGAAAGCTTTAACTTCTGGAGCTGTTAAAGGGTAA
- a CDS encoding alpha-mannosidase, whose protein sequence is MEKADPDRIHKIKLEAYTRSRPDDDRNTDTINIKGCLQYFRTPELVLIDEKMLSLYYDLKAIYDAAYAESMDESIKNYLQYHLQQLIKEFPLYGCSREEMVMAIPKIKEYINNKIYKGHEHFGKNGKIALVAHSHLDVAYHWTAKQAIQKNARTTLIQLRLMEEYPDFKYAHSQAWTYEKLEKYYPELFAQVKERIKSGQWEIVGGMYIEPDCNLISAESFVRQIVYGKYYFKQKFGIDVDNCWLPDVFGNSPIMPQILKSGGLEYFVTHKLSVWNDTNKFPHNVFLWKGLDGTTVNACIPPIHFVTWMDTEETINNWNQFQDKNVCDETLQLYGYGDGGSGVTDEMLQLYERQQKLPGIPEQRLTTAKEYLHRIFKDTKDFAVWDGDLYLEMHRGTYTSKAKLKKYNRQGEFLAQEVETLCTACDIYTGDFKVQNKLKNIWKKLLVNQFHDILPGSHTQPVYKEAIENYEEMFTAFNNLKEKALKKITSPGDEIDYVAFNAFSDVRNKVAYIDANNWDIKYNALKDDEGNIYPVQKQIKADGSIQYAVKIPDIPGFSLKQFKATSTDKISSSMKVSQTEMENDYYILKLESSGKIVSLYDKVREKYVNTRNEVLNKWQMFEDKPGALNAWDIVETYKNQEINLPDWENITVIEDGPVSIALRMERKFSNSKAVQVIRMFDNKPQIDFDTWVDWQEEEKLLKVAFPVNVRSRTYSTDTSAGGFERMNHKNTGWEQGQFEVPCHKWVDISEGLFGVSLMNDCKYGCDVEDNVMRLTLLKAPIYPDRTSDREEHTFTYSIFTHDGNRQTGGLEEAAYDLNYPLILEQERRLKVKKPVLTINVKSLKCQAFKLAEDGSSDIILRLAEVYGSHGKAKVHFNFNIEGVSVCNILEEEQTSLQVNDNTVTMDFSPYQIISLRVKRKL, encoded by the coding sequence GTGGAGAAAGCTGACCCGGATAGGATACATAAGATTAAGCTAGAAGCATATACTCGTTCAAGACCAGATGATGACAGAAATACTGATACCATTAACATTAAAGGCTGTTTACAATATTTTCGAACACCTGAACTAGTTTTAATAGATGAAAAAATGTTATCATTGTATTATGATTTGAAGGCTATTTATGATGCTGCTTATGCAGAATCTATGGATGAAAGTATAAAAAATTATCTTCAGTATCACTTACAACAGTTAATTAAAGAATTTCCTCTTTACGGCTGTAGCAGAGAAGAAATGGTTATGGCGATACCTAAAATAAAAGAATATATAAACAATAAGATTTATAAAGGACATGAACATTTTGGGAAAAACGGCAAGATTGCCCTGGTTGCCCATTCACACCTTGATGTTGCTTACCATTGGACGGCAAAACAGGCTATTCAAAAAAATGCCAGGACAACATTAATTCAATTGAGATTAATGGAAGAATATCCTGATTTTAAGTATGCTCACAGTCAAGCCTGGACTTATGAAAAACTTGAAAAATATTATCCAGAACTTTTTGCTCAGGTGAAAGAACGAATAAAAAGTGGTCAATGGGAAATTGTAGGTGGTATGTATATTGAACCTGATTGTAATTTAATTAGTGCTGAAAGTTTTGTTCGACAAATAGTCTATGGAAAATATTATTTTAAACAAAAATTTGGAATTGATGTTGATAACTGTTGGTTACCTGACGTTTTTGGTAATAGTCCAATTATGCCACAGATTTTAAAGTCTGGTGGACTTGAATATTTCGTTACCCATAAACTGTCTGTCTGGAATGATACCAATAAATTTCCTCATAATGTCTTCCTGTGGAAAGGTTTAGATGGTACAACGGTTAATGCCTGTATACCACCAATCCATTTTGTTACCTGGATGGATACTGAAGAGACAATAAATAACTGGAACCAATTTCAGGATAAAAATGTGTGTGATGAAACCTTACAATTATATGGTTATGGTGATGGTGGTAGTGGTGTTACAGATGAGATGCTACAGTTATATGAACGTCAACAGAAGTTGCCTGGTATTCCAGAACAAAGGTTGACTACAGCTAAAGAATATTTACATCGTATATTTAAAGACACGAAAGATTTTGCAGTATGGGATGGAGATTTATATCTCGAAATGCACCGGGGGACTTATACAAGTAAGGCAAAATTAAAGAAATACAACCGACAGGGAGAATTTCTTGCCCAGGAAGTTGAAACATTATGTACAGCTTGTGACATTTATACTGGTGATTTTAAGGTGCAGAACAAACTTAAAAATATATGGAAAAAACTGTTAGTTAACCAGTTTCATGATATTTTACCTGGTAGTCATACACAACCGGTTTATAAAGAAGCTATTGAGAATTATGAAGAAATGTTTACAGCTTTCAATAATTTAAAGGAAAAGGCCCTGAAAAAAATAACCAGTCCCGGGGATGAAATAGATTATGTTGCCTTTAATGCTTTCAGCGATGTTAGAAATAAAGTAGCCTATATTGATGCGAATAACTGGGATATTAAATATAATGCCCTGAAAGATGATGAGGGGAATATTTATCCAGTTCAGAAGCAAATAAAAGCTGATGGTAGTATTCAGTATGCAGTAAAAATTCCTGACATCCCTGGGTTTTCATTAAAACAATTTAAAGCAACAAGTACTGACAAAATATCTTCATCAATGAAAGTATCTCAGACAGAAATGGAAAATGACTACTATATCTTGAAATTAGAATCCTCAGGAAAGATAGTAAGCCTTTATGATAAAGTAAGAGAAAAATATGTTAATACTAGGAATGAAGTATTAAATAAATGGCAGATGTTTGAAGATAAACCCGGCGCCCTAAACGCATGGGATATTGTTGAAACTTATAAAAATCAGGAGATTAATCTTCCTGATTGGGAAAATATAACAGTTATAGAAGATGGTCCGGTAAGTATTGCGTTAAGAATGGAGAGGAAATTTAGTAATAGCAAAGCGGTGCAGGTCATCAGAATGTTTGATAATAAACCTCAGATTGATTTTGATACCTGGGTCGACTGGCAAGAAGAAGAAAAGTTATTAAAAGTAGCATTCCCTGTAAATGTAAGATCCAGGACTTATTCCACTGATACATCAGCAGGTGGATTTGAGAGAATGAATCATAAAAATACTGGCTGGGAACAGGGGCAATTTGAAGTTCCCTGTCATAAATGGGTAGACATATCTGAAGGTTTGTTTGGAGTCTCACTAATGAATGATTGTAAGTATGGATGTGATGTAGAAGATAATGTTATGAGGTTAACCCTTTTAAAAGCCCCCATTTATCCTGATAGAACTAGTGATAGAGAGGAACACACTTTCACATATTCTATTTTTACTCATGATGGTAATAGACAGACAGGTGGTCTTGAAGAGGCTGCCTATGATCTTAATTATCCTTTAATCCTGGAGCAGGAAAGACGGTTAAAGGTTAAAAAGCCTGTTTTAACAATTAATGTCAAGAGTTTAAAATGCCAGGCATTTAAATTAGCAGAAGATGGTTCGTCAGATATAATTTTAAGATTAGCTGAGGTTTATGGTTCTCATGGAAAAGCAAAAGTACATTTTAATTTTAATATTGAAGGCGTAAGTGTATGTAATATTCTAGAAGAAGAGCAAACATCATTGCAGGTTAATGATAACACAGTTACAATGGATTTTTCTCCTTACCAAATTATATCTTTAAGAGTTAAAAGGAAGTTGTAA